Proteins co-encoded in one Prunus persica cultivar Lovell chromosome G6, Prunus_persica_NCBIv2, whole genome shotgun sequence genomic window:
- the LOC18773976 gene encoding transcriptional regulator SUPERMAN, with translation MESDQAIQENSEQVSDDKQGASQAAKSYECTFCKRGFSNAQALGGHMNIHRKDKAKLKQVSSSNTIETKQHQQQQQRLLDIPKMPSSYSSPIVPTINSSEHNKLKPSRDAERNTSTWPWFLNEEGDATMRHNIDPNHLSQVQQQLPLFSQATSQARVHENPGLRQVHGDQGLQPSASELDLELRLGPERQDSSSKANTTRKFF, from the coding sequence atGGAGTCTGATCAGGCAATTCAAGAAAACTCAGAGCAGGTCTCGGATGATAAGCAAGGTGCAAGCCAAGCAGCAAAGTCATATGAGTGCACTTTTTGTAAAAGAGGGTTTTCTAATGCGCAAGCTTTAGGAGGGCACATGAACATTCACCGAAAAGACAAAGCCAAGCTCAAGCAAGTCTCCTCATCGAATACTATTGAAACTAAACaacaccaacaacaacaacaaagacTTTTGGACATCCCAAAGATGCCCTCCTcgtattcttctccaatagTTCCTACCATCAATTCTTCAGAACACAATAAGCTTAAGCCTAGTCGTGATGCTGAAAGAAACACATCGACATGGCCTTGGTTTCTCAACGAAGAAGGTGATGCCACCATGAGGCATAATattgatccaaaccatctttCCCAAGTCCAACAACAACTCCCACTATTTTCTCAAGCAACATCACAGGCCAGAGTTCACGAAAATCCAGGTTTACGACAAGTTCATGGGGATCAGGGTTTGCAGCCATCGGCTTCGGAGTTAGACCTTGAGCTTAGGCTAGGGCCTGAGCGTCAAGATTCATCATCAAAGGCAAACACTACAAGAAAGttcttttga
- the LOC18771998 gene encoding protein plastid transcriptionally active 16, chloroplastic isoform X2: protein MAATLTSNSFLLTSTPNSRATTTLKNPRLSVLAKRAGPLSAFRFGKSGGDGSSSDEGQADDSTNSSSFRFDFGKIPDVKSLIPVVSQPSLGLSFGNPRTKDPRTVFVAGATGQAGVRIAQTLLREGFSVRAGVPELGAAQELARVASKYKIISNEESKRLNAVESVFQDAEAIAKAIGNASKVVVTIGPAENGPTAEVTPFDALQVIQAAQLAGVGHVAIIYDGNTSGVSTYNVLDGLSSFFNNLFSGSQPLTVAEFLQKVIETGVSYTFIKTSLTEDFSPESSYNVVVSAEGSGGANDYKVAKAQIANLVADVFLNTSVAENKVVEVYTDPSAPSKPVDQLFSTIPEDGRRKAYAESIAKAKAEEEAITAAERAREAAEARKKLEEEVKKLTEQEARATTLAEDAQVKAEAAGGTIDSLFNKAKDIGSGLSWDKFSSQLADTVQKSTETTKVQIATVRGQAKARTLPRQKAVAKQVPTPKLASLKPKEQPKPKAKQTDANKEVRKVFGGLFTQETVYVDDD, encoded by the exons ATGGCTGCGACTCTCACTTCCAATTCATTTCTTCTAACCTCCACACCCAATTCAAGAGCAACCACCACCCTCAAGAACCCAAGGCTCTCTGTCTTGGCCAAGAGGGCTGGCCCCTTATCCGCATTTCGGTTTGGCAAGTCCGGGGGCGATGGTTCGTCTTCGGACGAAGGCCAAGCTGATGATTCCACCAATTCCAGCTCTTTCCGGTTTGATTTCGGCAAAATTCCGGATGTGAAATCTTTGATCCCTGTTGTGAGTCAGCCTTCTTTAGGCCTGTCATTTGGGAACCCCAGAACCAAGGACCCTAGAACTGTGTTTGTTGCTGGCGCAACGGGTCAGGCTGGGGTTCGCATTGCACAGACTCTTTTGCGTGAAGGTTTCAGTGTGAGGGCTGGCGTGCCTGAACTTGGTGCTGCCCAAGAATTGGCTCGTGTTGCTTCTAAATACAAG ATCATATCAAACGAAGAATCAAAACGCCTCAACGCGGTTGAATCCGTCTTCCAAGATGCCGAGGCCATTGCCAAAGCCATCGGAAACGCCAGCAAAGTTGTCGTCACAATCGGCCCCGCCGAGAACGGTCCAACGGCCGAAGTTACCCCATTTGACGCCTTACAAGTAATACAAGCTGCCCAGCTGGCCGGCGTTGGCCATGTGGCAATAATCTACGACGGGAACACATCGGGTGTATCAACTTACAATGTACTAGATGGCCTCTCTTCATTCTTTAACAACCTCTTCTCGGGATCTCAGCCGTTGACTGTAGCTGAATTTTTGCAAAAAGTCATCGAAACGGGTGTCAGCTACACGTTtataaaaacaagtttgactgAAGATTTTTCGCCTGAGAGCTCTTACAACGTTGTCGTTTCAGCTGAAGGAAGCGGAGGTGCAAACGACTACAAA GTAGCCAAGGCTCAGATTGCAAACCTGGTGGCCGATGTTTTCTTAAACACTTCTGTGGCGGAAAATAAG GTTGTGGAAGTATATACTGATCCATCAGCACCCTCCAAGCCTGTGGATCAGCTTTTCAG TACCATCCCTGAGGATGGAAGAAGGAAAGCTTATGCAGAATCAATTGCAAAGGCAAAAGCAGAGGAAGAGGCAATAACAGCTGCTGAGAGAGCTCGCGAAGCAGCTGAAGCGAGGAAGAAACTTGAAGAAGAGGTAAAAAAGCTGACTGAGCAAGAAGCTCGAGCAACTACTTTAGCTGAAGATGCTCAAGTGAAGGCTGAGGCTGCAGGGGGCACAATAGACAGCCTCTTCAACAAGGCAAAAGATATTGGCTCAGGGCTGTCCTGGGACAAGTTTAGCTCACAACTTGCAGACACAGTTCAAAAGTCTACAGAGACAACAAAAGTGCAGATTGCCACTGTCCGAGGACAGGCAAAGGCTCGGACTTTACCTCGGCAGAAAGCGGTTGCCAAGCAAGTTCCAACTCCAAAACTGGCTTCTTTGAAACCGAAGGAGCAGCCAAAGCCTAAGGCCAAGCAAACGGATGCGAACAAGGAAGTGAGGAAGGTGTTTGGTGGCTTGTTTACGCAAGAAACTGTGTATGTCGACGATGACTGA
- the LOC18771998 gene encoding serine/arginine repetitive matrix protein 1 isoform X1 codes for MSGGFFRGTSADQDTRFSNKQAKLLKSQKFAPELEHLVDISKVNMEVMHPWIAKRVTDLLGFEDEVLINFIYGLLEGKVVNGKEVQISLTGFMEKNTVKFMKELWTLLISAQNNASGVPQQFLDAKQEEARTKKEEADRFANEIQRKKDKERMDQQEILKKMEGGVDKKSSNIALEPNSKHMSPRTSNDRSEDERGNEKRNGVKARNKVSRSPNSGNSSLSPSERRRSKSVSKSPKARRRSISSERGYRSPPRRPITTLRRHSPEGSLSPRGRSPYSRRRSRSYSPQRSPSPYRRRLRSPYRHRSPSPGRRRTPPPIRRRRSPSPVRRRRSPSPIRRRRSPSPVRRRRSPSPVRRRRSPSPVRRRRSPSPLRRRMSPSPVRRRRSRSPVHRRSPSPARRWYRRSPLTSRRRSPVRGGRRSPTPRNRSPSPYVRSSASPIQNGSPSPIRGTKYQRSPSQSPQERTRSQFSPVPRQSSSSPGSLQRESKKEKDSRKRAPDLSPSPEKSRILSESPPGVRSASEERRSSSPYESPVRRPREQMTRNISSSPPRKPREQKLRRGSPEISEEEDGDDRPKSTERRSKNTSVISKPIVSPAKVHNKEDYSPERVASGHRYTESRSRLDNMEFRNKEQEMRSGKSSGRGAPGTPEQQKAATMSKDSLPGETQQASYPNEGRRTDDKNRSHSKNSKDSERHHKPGSVHSSVEKVDHINQSGTFDSGSEESDKCRGGDKEKRKNKRSERQAVTSDDDYSNDSEIEDKKGSKRRRKEEKRLRKEKKRRRREERRRRKEERRAEKLKGKNYSDASASGGEHVGRRELHSSDNEEAEAIQKKLEIELRKKALESLKAKKGINH; via the exons ATGTCGGGCGGGTTCTTCAGG GGtacatctgctgatcaggacACAAGGTTTTCCAATAAGCAAGCTAAGCTGTTGAAATCTCAGAAGTTTGCACCTGAATTGGAGCATTTG GTGGATATATCGAAGGTGAATATGGAGGTTATGCACCCGTGGATTGCTAAACGGGTAACAGACCTTCTCGGTTTCGAAGACGAAGTTCTTATCAACTTTATTTATGGTCTTTTGGAAGGAAAG GTAGTGAATGGGAAGGAAGTTCAAATTTCGCTTACTGGATTTATGGAGAAAAACACTGTGAAGTTTATGAAAGAGCTTTGGACGCTTCTTATCAGTGCACAAAACAATGCTAGTGGTGTCCCTCAACAGTTCTTGGATGCCAAACAAGAAGAAGCACGGACAAAGAag GAGGAGGCAGACAGGTTTGCAAATGaaattcagagaaagaaagataagGAGAGGATGGATCAACAAGAGATATTGAAGAAGATG GAAGGAGGGGTTGATAAGAAATCAAGCAATATTGCGTTGGAGCCAAACTCAAAACATATGTCACCAAGGACTTCAAATGATCGTTCTGAGGATGAAAGAGGAAATGAAAAGCGCAATGGTGTGAAGGCAAGGAACAA GGTTTCAAGATCTCCAAATTCAGGAAATTCATCTCTGTCTCCTAG TGAAAGACGTCGGTCAAAAAGTGTTTCCAAGTCACCAAAAGCACGGAGACGGTCCATTTCTTCGGAAAGAGGTTATCGCTCTCCACCAAGACGGCCTATTACAACTCTTCGGAGGCATTCACCTGAGGGATCACTCTCGCCGAGAGGAAGATCACCTTATTCGAGGCGAAGATCTAGATCATATTCCCCACAAAGATCACCCTCTCCTTATCGGCGTAGATTACGTTCTCCCTATCGGCATAGATCACCTTCTCCTGGTCGTCGTCGAACGCCTCCACCTATTAGACGTCGGAGATCACCCTCACCTGTCCGACGTCGCAGATCACCCTCACCTATCCGACGTCGCAGATCACCCTCACCTGTCCGACGTCGCAGATCACCCTCACCTGTCCGACGTCGCAGATCACCCTCACCTGTGCGGCGTCGCAGGTCACCCTCTCCTTTGCGACGTCGCATGTCACCTTCTCCTGTAAGACGTCGCAGATCCCGCTCACCTGTGCATCGCAGATCTCCCTCACCTGCACGACGGTGGTATCGAAGATCTCCATTGACTTCACGTAGGAGATCTCCGGTTCGTGGTGGTAGGAGATCACCAACTCCTCGGAATAGGTCTCCTTCGCCTTATGTCCGAAGTTCTGCATCTCCTATTCAGAATGGTTCCCCTTCACCAATCAGGGGGACAAAGTATCAGAGATCTCCATCACAATCTCCTCAAGAAAGAACCAG GTCCCAATTTTCTCCTGTGCCACGTCAGTCCTCTAGCTCTCCCGGATCACTGCAGAGGGAgtcaaagaaagagaaagattcTCGTAAAAGAGCACCAGATTTGTCGCCATCACCAGAGAAGTCTCGCATACTGTCAGAATCTCCACCAGGTGTAAGGAGTGCTAGTGAAGAAAGGAG ATCCTCTAGTCCTTATGAGAGTCCGGTGCGACGACCAAGGGAGCAAATGACTCGTAATATTAGCTCAAGTCCTCCAAGGAAACCAAGAGAACAAAAGCTTCGTCGTGGAAGTCCAGAAATAAGCGAAGA GGAGGATGGTGATGATAGACCTAAGTCCACAGAGAGAAGATCAAAAAATACATCAGTGATCAGTAAGCCGATAGTTTCTCCTGCTAAGGTTCATAACAAGGAAGACTACTCTCCTGAAAGAGTAGCATCTGGTCATAGATATACTGAATCTCGGAGTCGTCTGGATAATATGGAATTCAGAAACAAAGAGCAGGAGATGAGGAG TGGGAAATCTTCTGGGAGGGGTGCCCCTGGAACTCCTGAGCAACAAAAAGCAGCAACCATGTCAAAGGACTCTCTGCCTGGTGAGACTCAACAAGCATCATATCCTAATGAAGGTAGAAGGACTGATGATAAGAACCGCTCTCATTCAAAGAATTCCAAGGACAGTGAGCGGCATCACAAACCTGGATCTGTACACTCTTCAGTTGAAAAGGTTGATCATATTAATCAAAGTGGCACTTTTGATTCTGGTTCTGAGGAAAGTGACAAATGCAGAGGTGGGgataaggaaaaaagaaagaataagagATCAGAGAGGCAAGCAGTGACTTCAGATGATGATTACAGTAATGATTCTGAAATAGAAGACAAGAAGGGTTCTAAAAGGAGGaggaaagaggaaaagagaTTGCGGAAGGAGAAGAAGCGCCGAAGACGTGAGGAGCGACGCCGCAGAAAAGAAGAACGTCGTGCAGAGAAGCTGAAGGGAAAGAATTACAGTGATGCTTCTGCTTCAGGTGGTGAACATGTAGGCAGGAGGGAGCTTCATTCAAGTGACAATGAAGAGGCAGAGGCTATTCAgaagaaacttgagattgagTTACGCAAGAAGGCTCTTGAATCACTTAAAGCAAAGAAGGGCATCAATCACTAA
- the LOC18775061 gene encoding transcription initiation factor IIA large subunit codes for MATSTSSVYVSVIEDVINKVREEFMNSGPGEDVLKELQGTWEAKMMQAGVVNTPIERAVASKPTPGSAITPVHDLNVPYEGTEEYETPTAEILFPPTPLQTPIQTPLPGTGDNLYNIPTGGSDFSASANESGSSNGGSNTELKAGRPSPYMQPPSPWMNHRPPLDVNIAYVEGRDEVDRGTSHQPPTQDFFQMNSGKRKREDLASQYPAGGFIPQQDGAGDAAPEVFEIEVSGGSTSIGGRACSEMVTCALRSTPKIPQLDGPIPDPYDDALSTPNIYNYQGTFNEDYNVANTPTPNDLPVSTPAPVVQNDVGDDDDDEPPLNENDDDDLDDVDQGEEVNTHHLVLAQFDKVTRTKSRWKCTLKDGIMRINNKDILFNKATGEFDF; via the exons atggCGACCTCCACGAGCAGTGTCTACGTCAGTGTTATTGAGGACGTCATCAACAAGGTTCGCGAAGAGTTCATGAACAGCGGCCCGGGAGAAGACGTTCTCAAGGAGCTCCAAGGA ACTTGGGAGGCGAAGATGATGCAAGCCGGTGTAGTAAATACTCCTATAGAGAGAGCTGTGGCGTCAAAGCCAACGCCTGGTAGTGCTATTACTCCAGTTCACGATCTCAATGTACCTTATGAAGGGACCGAGGAGTACGAGACGCCCACTGCTGAGATACTCTTCCCTCCA ACCCCGTTGCAAACCCCAATTCAGACGCCTCTACCCGGAACTGGGGACAACTTATATAACATTCCTACCGGAGGTAGTGACTTTTCTGCATCTGCAAACGAGTCTGGTAGCAGCAATGGTGGCAGCAATACAGAGCTGAAAGCTGGAAGACCTAGCCCCTACATG CAACCTCCTTCTCCTTGGATGAACCACCGACCCCCTCTTGATGTTAATATTG CTTACGTGGAAGGGCGGGATGAGGTGGACAGAGGGACCTCTCATCAACCCCCGACACAG GACTTTTTCCAGATGAATTCTGGAAAGCGAAAACGTGAAGATCTTGCTTCACAGTATCCAGCTGGTGGATTTATACCCCAACAAGATGGAGCTGGAGATGCTGCACCTGAGGTTTTTGAGATTGAG GTCAGTGGAGGGAGCACTTCTATTGGTGGGCGTGCATGTAGTGAGATGGTAACTTGTGCACTGAGGTCAACTCCCAAGATTCCTCAACTTGATGGGCCAATTCCTGATCCCTATGATGACGCGCTTTCTACTCCCAAT ATATATAATTATCAAGGAACTTTCAACGAAGACTACAACGTTGCCAATACACCTACACCCAATG ATCTACCAGTCAGCACTCCAGCTCCTGTTGTTCAAAATGATGTTGGagatgacgacgacgacgagcccccattgaatgaaaatgatgatgatgatttggaCGATGTGGACCAAGGGGAGGAGGTAAACACACACCATTTGGTTTTGGCTCAGTTTGacaag GTGACACGCACCAAGAGCAGGTGGAAGTGCACATTGAAGGATGGGATTATGCGCATAAACAATAAGGATATTCTCTTCAATAAG GCGACTGGAGAATTTGACTTCTGA